The Panicum hallii strain FIL2 chromosome 9, PHallii_v3.1, whole genome shotgun sequence genome has a window encoding:
- the LOC112876255 gene encoding NEP1-interacting protein 2-like, producing the protein MDLPPSPSSAPEPCQWAGAGLGSAACGLAGRVLCVVATCVFAAVGSLVGAVTGSMIGLATESGVLRGAGIGAISGAVFSIEVAEASRDLWHSGDSGVWTVLYMVDIISSLLSGRLVREKVGPAVQSAVQSQISAISSPFAETSDLFDTGGSRGLPADAVRRLPAMEIAADSAVDAAGEALCCSVCLQDFRVGEPARRLPGCRHVFHVPCIDCWLHRHGSCPLCRRDI; encoded by the exons ATGGACCTGCCGCCCAGCCCAAGCTCGGCGCCGGAGCCGTGCCAGTGGGCCGGCGCCGGCCTCGGCTCCGCGGCGTGCGGCCTGGCCGGGAGAGTGCTCTGCGTCGTCGCCACCTGCGTCTTCGCCGCCG TGGGGTCGCTGGTCGGGGCGGTGACGGGCTCCATGATCGGGCTGGCGACCGAGAGCGGGGTGCTGCGCGGCGCCGGCATAGGAGCCATCTCCGGCGCCGTCTTCTCCATCGAGGTCGCCGAGGCGTCGCGGGACCTCTGGCACTCGGGCGACTCCGGCGTCTGGACCGTCCTCTACATG GTGGACATCATCTCCAGCCTCCTGAGCGGCAGGCTGGTCCGGGAGAAGGTGGGGCCGGCGGTCCAGAGCGCCGTGCAGAGTCAG ATCAGCGCCATCAGCTCGCCGTTCGCGGAGACGAGCGACCTGTTCGACACGGGCGGCAGCAGGGGCCTCCCGGCGGACGCGGTGCGGCGGCTGCCGGCGATGGAGATCGCGGCGGACAGCGCCGTGGacgcggcgggggaggcgctCTGCTGCTCGGTGTGCCTGCAGGACTTCCGGGTGGGCGAGCCCGCGCGGAGGCTCCCCGGGTGCCGGCACGTGTTCCACGTGCCCTGCATCGACTGCTGGCTCCACAGGCACGGCTCCTGCCCGCTCTGCCGCCGAGACATCTGA